A genomic window from Gemmatimonadaceae bacterium includes:
- a CDS encoding PadR family transcriptional regulator, translating into MPRAIHGGSMPEAESRDLFPGALEMMVLRLLKVEPMHGYALVQRIQQASGNLLQVEEGSLYPALQRLLKDGLVKAEWGVSATNRRVRIYRLTPAGAKHLVRAVSSFERMFQGINLVLALGEG; encoded by the coding sequence ATGCCTCGAGCAATCCACGGTGGATCGATGCCCGAGGCGGAGTCGCGCGACCTGTTTCCCGGCGCGCTCGAGATGATGGTGCTGCGGCTGTTGAAGGTCGAGCCGATGCACGGCTACGCGCTGGTACAGCGCATTCAACAGGCGTCGGGCAACCTGCTCCAGGTCGAGGAGGGATCGCTCTACCCTGCCCTTCAGCGTTTACTCAAGGACGGGTTGGTGAAGGCCGAGTGGGGGGTGTCGGCGACGAATCGTCGCGTGCGGATCTATCGATTGACGCCGGCGGGGGCGAAGCATCTCGTGCGGGCGGTCTCGAGCTTCGAGCGCATGTTCCAGGGCATCAACCTGGTGCTCGCGCTGGGAGAGGGGTGA
- a CDS encoding ABC transporter permease: protein MNSLAFAIRGLRRAPQLTAVAVITLALAIGSTTAVFSVVDAVVLHGLPYGNAGQLRSIYERSDDGQLRIPSFPTFTDWQTAAASVRDAIDGFAFVRGDGIFIGDNPERVIAAYVTPGFFKLMETRPLLGRVFATDEERLGASRVAVVSYDFFVHRFGGDPSIIGKAVAFDSVPTTIIGVMPRGFAFPNFGAGGWLPPAAWQPIAVFQATHTALTKRELHVDSRSIVRLRAGADSVRATTAMRTIAQRLAMEYPAQQAHWTSVAIRPLSQELFGQLWSTLALVSGAIGLVLLLACANVTNLMLIRASVRGQDFALRAALGAGRWRLARQPLVEAGVIAVASGVLGIALASALVSFARPFAAQRLPFADHIALDPAAVAFAVGVTALTMLLVGALPALHASRQNLVDRLRGGGASRGGSADFRVRNTLVSLQFALAITLLIGAGLLVQSVRRLTAVPLGYDPDGVIRFAISPPAKRYASPDDAAALYKRIIEAVRAVPSVRTVGAAGGALLTTKIGLEGHPASENPPTALYHPISAEYLGALHIPIKRGRGFTEDDMRSPVGLLVTDTLARKLWPNGDAVGQRITIYRQSQARADIGQPITLPIVGVVADYHEFGAATDPQAEVFLPYTLEVWPWMTFVARGSQTPAVLASVKSAIKSVEPAITFFGEPSFDDAGRAPKFSDPRMFVTSLLTGFAGVALILAAIGLYGVVAYAVAQRTREIGIRLAIGATPVHITRLLVRQASSFVLFGMIGGLAAAFIVTRLLASLLFQTAPTDVATFIVVPCVLTLVAGVASAVPALRAAKTDPSIVIRAE, encoded by the coding sequence ATGAACAGCCTGGCATTCGCAATCCGCGGCCTCCGCCGCGCCCCCCAGCTCACCGCGGTCGCCGTCATCACCCTGGCGCTCGCGATCGGCAGCACGACCGCGGTGTTCAGCGTCGTCGATGCCGTCGTGCTCCACGGCCTGCCGTACGGCAACGCGGGCCAATTGCGCAGCATCTACGAGCGCAGCGACGACGGCCAGCTTCGCATCCCTTCGTTCCCGACGTTCACCGACTGGCAGACCGCCGCCGCGAGTGTCCGCGACGCCATCGACGGCTTCGCCTTCGTGCGCGGCGACGGAATCTTCATCGGCGACAATCCCGAACGCGTCATCGCGGCCTACGTCACGCCCGGCTTCTTCAAGTTGATGGAGACGCGTCCGCTGCTCGGCAGGGTGTTCGCGACGGACGAAGAGCGACTCGGAGCATCGCGCGTCGCCGTGGTGTCGTACGACTTCTTCGTGCATCGCTTTGGCGGAGATCCGTCGATCATCGGCAAGGCCGTCGCGTTCGATAGCGTCCCGACGACAATCATCGGCGTGATGCCGCGCGGCTTCGCGTTCCCGAACTTCGGCGCCGGCGGATGGCTGCCACCCGCCGCGTGGCAACCCATCGCCGTGTTTCAGGCGACGCACACCGCGCTCACCAAGCGCGAGCTCCACGTCGACAGCCGATCCATCGTCCGCTTGCGCGCGGGCGCCGACTCCGTGCGCGCGACGACCGCCATGCGCACGATCGCGCAGCGGCTCGCCATGGAGTATCCCGCGCAGCAGGCGCACTGGACGTCGGTCGCGATTCGTCCGCTCTCGCAGGAATTGTTCGGCCAACTCTGGTCGACACTCGCCCTCGTTTCGGGCGCGATCGGACTCGTGCTGCTGCTCGCATGCGCGAACGTGACGAACCTCATGCTGATTCGCGCCAGCGTCCGCGGCCAGGACTTCGCGCTGCGCGCCGCACTCGGCGCGGGTCGCTGGCGCCTCGCGCGACAGCCGCTCGTCGAAGCCGGCGTCATCGCGGTCGCGAGCGGAGTGCTCGGCATCGCGCTCGCGTCGGCGCTGGTCTCCTTCGCTCGGCCGTTCGCGGCGCAGCGCCTGCCGTTCGCCGACCATATTGCGCTCGATCCAGCGGCCGTGGCGTTCGCCGTTGGTGTCACCGCGTTGACGATGCTGCTCGTCGGCGCGCTGCCCGCGTTGCATGCAAGCCGCCAGAATCTCGTCGATCGGCTCCGCGGCGGAGGAGCGTCGCGCGGCGGGAGCGCGGACTTTCGCGTGCGCAATACACTTGTCTCACTCCAATTCGCGCTCGCGATCACGCTCCTGATCGGCGCGGGGCTGCTGGTGCAAAGCGTTCGCCGCCTCACCGCCGTTCCACTCGGCTACGATCCCGACGGCGTGATTCGGTTCGCGATCTCGCCCCCGGCGAAGCGATACGCATCGCCCGACGATGCCGCGGCGCTCTATAAGAGAATCATCGAAGCCGTGCGCGCGGTGCCGTCGGTCCGGACCGTCGGCGCGGCGGGTGGCGCGCTGCTCACGACGAAGATCGGTCTGGAAGGGCATCCCGCGTCCGAGAATCCGCCGACGGCGCTCTACCATCCGATTTCCGCGGAATACCTCGGTGCGTTACACATCCCAATCAAGCGCGGCCGCGGTTTTACGGAAGACGACATGCGATCGCCTGTCGGCCTCTTGGTGACGGACACGCTCGCTCGAAAGCTGTGGCCGAATGGCGATGCCGTCGGACAGCGCATCACGATTTACCGACAATCACAGGCGCGCGCGGACATCGGCCAACCGATCACGCTGCCGATCGTCGGCGTCGTCGCGGATTATCACGAGTTTGGCGCGGCCACGGATCCTCAAGCCGAAGTGTTCTTGCCCTACACGCTCGAGGTGTGGCCGTGGATGACCTTCGTCGCCAGGGGGTCGCAAACACCAGCGGTGCTCGCGAGCGTGAAGAGCGCCATCAAATCGGTCGAGCCCGCGATCACCTTCTTCGGCGAGCCGAGCTTCGACGATGCGGGCCGCGCGCCGAAGTTCTCGGATCCGCGCATGTTCGTGACGAGTCTGTTGACGGGTTTCGCCGGCGTCGCGCTGATCCTCGCCGCGATCGGTTTGTACGGCGTCGTCGCCTATGCCGTCGCGCAGCGTACGCGCGAGATCGGCATTCGGCTCGCGATCGGCGCGACGCCGGTGCACATCACACGGTTGCTCGTGCGCCAGGCGTCGTCCTTCGTGCTGTTCGGCATGATCGGCGGACTGGCGGCGGCGTTCATCGTGACGCGGCTGCTCGCCTCGTTGCTGTTCCAGACCGCGCCGACGGACGTCGCGACCTTCATCGTCGTGCCGTGCGTGTTGACGCTGGTCGCGGGTGTAGCGAGTGCGGTTCCCGCGCTGCGCGCCGCCAAGACCGATCCCTCGATCGTGATACGCGCCGAGTAA
- a CDS encoding glycoside hydrolase family 3 C-terminal domain-containing protein yields the protein MPLRVSLASVLLALPPIAQSQVAPWMNPALAPERRAVRLVRAMTLPEKFEQLVGSPGVVPELPQCYGARHVNGIPRLLIPTFRITNGPVGVGQNDCVPLDTPNLPRGAQGSRESARATQLPSAMAVAASFDRGVARQFGDVIGTEARDLALDVVEGPGLNLARVPQAGRNFEYFGEDPYLTGTMASAEIQAIQRHGVIAVAKHFVANEQETNRFTVNETVDDRVLHELYFLPFEMAVKDGRVASVMCSYNMVDGSYACQDEYNLTNVLRTQWGFTGYVQTDFTALHATAAAMRAGVDHEMPGIHVSTPSGSRFGPWWAPDSLRSALDRGEISETDIDTALLRRYAVMFALGIFDRPIVQSVIDTVRDGAIARSIGEQSAVLLKNVGRFLPLDPQRVRSIALIGQAEYASKAVAGCCGGSSDVIPLYSVAPLDGMRHTLARLGSRAATTLTIVANDNANLTSAVAAARGAEIAVVLAGTIADEGRDRPSIMLSNGQDSLIAAVAAANPRTIVVLKDNASTVMPWIDRVPAVLEAWFPGEEDGNIVADLLFGEATPSGRLPVTFPRREADLPAISPDRWPGLDASGRPVSAATPSDVPTKVAYSEGLDIGYRWFDARNMQPLFPFGYGLSYTTFDISQVEITPSAADGIQPIDVWLTVTNTGDRRGAEVPQVYVALPTALGEPPKRLVGFEKVWLNPGESRRVRIVIDPRAANHPLAHWLSDRQTWVTSSGNYNVLVGRSSRDILSQRTIEIRARERR from the coding sequence ATGCCGCTGCGTGTGTCGCTCGCGAGCGTGCTGCTCGCTCTGCCGCCGATCGCGCAAAGCCAGGTCGCGCCGTGGATGAATCCTGCACTGGCGCCCGAGCGTCGCGCCGTGCGCCTCGTTCGCGCCATGACGCTGCCCGAGAAGTTCGAGCAGCTCGTCGGCTCCCCGGGTGTCGTGCCGGAGTTGCCGCAGTGCTACGGCGCTCGGCACGTGAATGGGATTCCACGGCTGCTCATTCCAACATTCAGAATCACCAATGGTCCCGTCGGCGTTGGGCAGAACGATTGCGTTCCGCTGGACACGCCGAACCTTCCGCGCGGCGCACAAGGGAGCCGGGAGTCCGCGCGCGCGACACAGCTGCCGTCGGCGATGGCCGTCGCCGCGTCGTTCGACCGCGGTGTCGCGCGGCAATTCGGCGACGTGATCGGTACTGAAGCCCGCGACTTGGCGCTCGACGTCGTCGAGGGACCGGGCCTCAACCTGGCGCGCGTCCCGCAGGCCGGCCGCAACTTCGAGTACTTCGGCGAGGATCCGTATCTCACCGGCACGATGGCATCCGCCGAGATTCAGGCCATTCAGCGCCACGGCGTGATCGCCGTGGCCAAGCACTTCGTGGCGAACGAGCAGGAGACGAATCGCTTCACGGTCAACGAGACGGTGGACGATCGCGTGTTGCACGAGCTCTACTTTCTGCCGTTCGAGATGGCGGTGAAAGACGGCCGCGTGGCCTCGGTGATGTGCTCGTACAACATGGTCGACGGGTCGTACGCGTGTCAGGACGAGTACAATCTCACGAACGTGCTGCGCACGCAGTGGGGCTTTACCGGCTACGTGCAGACTGATTTCACCGCGCTCCACGCGACGGCGGCGGCGATGCGCGCCGGCGTCGACCACGAGATGCCCGGCATTCACGTCAGCACGCCGAGCGGTTCGCGCTTCGGCCCGTGGTGGGCGCCGGACAGTTTGCGTTCCGCGCTCGACCGCGGCGAGATCTCGGAAACGGACATCGACACCGCGCTCCTTCGCCGCTATGCGGTAATGTTCGCGCTCGGCATCTTCGACCGGCCGATCGTGCAGTCAGTCATCGACACCGTGCGCGACGGCGCTATCGCGCGGTCGATCGGCGAGCAGTCCGCCGTCTTGCTCAAGAACGTTGGACGCTTTTTGCCGCTCGATCCACAGCGCGTGCGCTCGATTGCGCTGATCGGTCAAGCCGAATACGCCTCGAAGGCGGTGGCGGGGTGTTGCGGCGGCAGCTCCGACGTGATTCCGCTGTACTCGGTTGCGCCGCTCGACGGCATGCGGCATACACTCGCGCGGCTTGGCTCGCGCGCGGCGACGACGCTCACCATCGTCGCGAACGACAACGCGAATCTCACCTCGGCCGTGGCGGCGGCGCGCGGCGCGGAGATCGCCGTGGTGCTGGCCGGCACGATCGCCGACGAAGGGCGCGATCGCCCGAGCATCATGCTCTCGAACGGACAGGACTCGCTCATTGCCGCGGTGGCGGCGGCGAATCCGCGCACGATCGTCGTGCTGAAGGACAATGCGTCGACGGTCATGCCCTGGATCGATCGCGTGCCGGCCGTGCTCGAGGCGTGGTTTCCGGGCGAAGAAGACGGCAACATCGTCGCGGATCTGTTGTTCGGCGAGGCGACGCCGTCGGGCCGGTTGCCGGTCACGTTCCCGCGGCGAGAGGCTGATCTGCCCGCGATTTCGCCGGACCGGTGGCCTGGCCTCGATGCGAGCGGCCGGCCGGTGTCGGCCGCGACGCCGAGTGATGTGCCGACGAAGGTGGCGTACTCCGAAGGCCTCGACATCGGCTACCGCTGGTTCGACGCGCGGAACATGCAGCCGCTCTTCCCGTTCGGATATGGATTGTCATATACTACTTTTGATATATCACAAGTGGAAATTACACCGTCCGCGGCGGACGGAATCCAGCCGATCGACGTTTGGCTCACCGTGACGAACACCGGCGATCGGCGGGGCGCCGAGGTGCCGCAGGTCTACGTCGCGCTGCCCACCGCGCTTGGCGAACCACCGAAACGATTGGTCGGCTTCGAGAAGGTGTGGCTGAATCCCGGCGAGTCGCGGCGCGTACGTATCGTCATCGACCCGCGGGCGGCCAATCATCCGCTGGCGCATTGGCTCTCCGATCGGCAGACGTGGGTTACCAGCAGCGGGAATTACAATGTTCTGGTCGGTCGTTCGTCGCGGGACATTCTGTCGCAGCGGACCATTGAGATCCGGGCTCGCGAGCGGCGCTGA
- a CDS encoding ABC transporter permease produces MSILDRVFRRRRIYDDLHEEIRAHLDEKTEALIAAGYTRAEAEREARRAFGNVTALQERGRETWQWPTIESLLMDVRFAMRQLGRAPAVAAIVVVTLALGVAATSTVFSWTRAVLLDPLPGAADASHVMMLESTTSSGSWTPVSWLDYRDFRKYLKSFDGLAAAYPMSLTLGDVERPERAPGELVSTNFFDVLRVRPALGHFFSSANGDVEGAQPLVIIGYGLWQRRWHGDSAVIGKVVEINRFPFTIAGVAPKAFRGSMPGEEVELWVPAAMVGQIMPTIGSMLHDRDWRTFRVLARVAPRYSAAAAGDEVRRFGTFMSTRNGGRSAGMSANLMPLWQSHWGIQDALRAPLLVLLGACGLVLLIVCANMATLLVARATGRRRELALRTALGAPRRRLVRQLLTEASLLAFTGSGLGLFGSLWLARSMHWLVPSFAAPTLLDPRVDGGVVLFTTVLASVVTFVAGIAPALHGSRERFRDTLRDGDRMSPGVYATRLRSLLVVAEMALAIVALVGAGLFYNSARRTRAVSPGFTTTGVGMASVSLTLAGYDSAAADDFLRRVSDRIAREPGITSVSYTDYVPLSLSSGSWEDLRIEGYAPQTTENMKVNRAAIGPGYFKTLNIALLSGRDFTFDDDSAHTPVMIVNEAFVRHFFAGRAAVGARVHGWGKWFTIVGVAKDVMQYRLTEPAKPYFYVAIRQVYRPEYGYTFLARGAAPVDQTVRAIARAVASVDATVPVYNAMPLFDYIGAPMRGAKVAVRMLALMAMVSLLLAAMGLYGVISYAVAQRAKEIGLRVALGARPVDVLRVVSVQAGALLAMGLIIGLATAAAVGRVIAALLYSVGSADVVIFAGSAAAMTLIAIAAVGVPARRAMNVDPAVVLRAD; encoded by the coding sequence ATGAGCATTCTCGATCGCGTGTTCCGCCGGCGACGCATCTACGACGATCTGCACGAGGAGATTCGTGCGCACCTCGACGAAAAGACCGAGGCGCTCATCGCGGCGGGCTACACGCGCGCGGAGGCGGAGCGCGAGGCGCGGCGCGCGTTCGGGAACGTCACGGCGTTGCAAGAGCGCGGACGTGAAACGTGGCAGTGGCCGACCATTGAGTCATTGTTGATGGACGTGCGCTTCGCGATGCGGCAGCTCGGGCGCGCACCGGCGGTCGCCGCGATCGTCGTCGTGACGCTCGCGCTGGGCGTCGCCGCGACGTCGACGGTGTTCAGCTGGACGCGCGCCGTGCTGCTCGATCCCCTGCCGGGCGCCGCTGACGCATCGCACGTCATGATGCTCGAGTCGACGACGTCGTCGGGCAGCTGGACTCCCGTCTCGTGGCTCGACTACCGCGACTTTCGAAAATACTTGAAGTCATTCGACGGCCTCGCCGCGGCGTATCCAATGTCGCTGACGCTCGGCGACGTGGAGCGACCCGAGCGTGCACCCGGCGAGCTGGTCTCCACGAATTTCTTCGACGTGCTCCGCGTGCGTCCCGCGCTCGGACATTTCTTTTCGTCGGCCAACGGTGACGTCGAGGGCGCGCAACCGCTCGTCATCATCGGCTACGGCTTGTGGCAGCGTCGCTGGCACGGCGACAGCGCCGTCATTGGAAAGGTCGTCGAGATCAATCGGTTTCCGTTCACGATCGCGGGCGTCGCGCCGAAAGCCTTTCGCGGCTCGATGCCCGGTGAAGAGGTCGAGCTCTGGGTTCCGGCGGCGATGGTCGGCCAGATCATGCCGACGATCGGCTCGATGCTGCACGATCGCGATTGGCGGACGTTTCGCGTGCTCGCTCGCGTAGCTCCGCGCTATTCGGCGGCGGCCGCCGGCGACGAAGTGCGGCGCTTCGGCACGTTCATGAGCACCAGGAACGGCGGGCGCAGCGCCGGCATGAGCGCGAACCTTATGCCGCTCTGGCAATCGCACTGGGGCATTCAGGATGCGTTGCGCGCGCCGCTGCTGGTGCTGCTCGGAGCATGCGGGCTCGTGCTGCTCATCGTCTGCGCGAACATGGCGACGCTGCTCGTCGCGCGCGCAACCGGCCGGCGGCGCGAGCTGGCGTTGCGCACCGCACTCGGCGCGCCGAGGCGGCGTCTCGTGCGTCAGCTGCTGACGGAAGCATCGCTGCTGGCATTCACCGGCTCGGGGCTCGGGTTGTTCGGCAGCCTGTGGCTCGCGCGCTCGATGCATTGGCTCGTGCCGTCGTTCGCCGCGCCGACGCTGCTCGATCCGCGCGTCGACGGCGGGGTGGTGTTATTCACCACCGTGCTCGCGAGCGTCGTCACGTTCGTCGCCGGGATCGCGCCGGCGCTGCACGGGTCGCGCGAACGGTTCCGCGACACGTTGCGCGACGGGGATCGCATGTCGCCGGGCGTGTATGCGACGCGGCTGAGAAGCCTGCTCGTCGTCGCCGAAATGGCGTTGGCGATCGTGGCGCTGGTCGGTGCGGGGTTGTTCTACAACAGTGCGCGCCGCACGCGAGCGGTGTCGCCCGGATTCACCACGACTGGCGTCGGCATGGCGTCGGTGAGCCTGACGCTCGCCGGATATGATTCCGCCGCGGCGGACGACTTCCTTCGGCGCGTCTCGGATCGTATCGCGCGCGAGCCGGGCATCACCAGCGTCAGCTACACCGACTACGTACCGCTCAGCCTGAGCTCCGGCTCATGGGAGGATTTGCGGATCGAGGGTTATGCGCCGCAGACCACCGAGAACATGAAAGTCAACCGCGCCGCGATCGGCCCGGGCTATTTCAAAACGCTAAACATCGCACTGCTCAGCGGCCGCGATTTCACGTTCGACGATGACTCGGCGCACACGCCGGTGATGATCGTCAACGAAGCGTTCGTGCGGCATTTCTTCGCCGGACGGGCGGCCGTTGGCGCGCGGGTGCACGGCTGGGGCAAATGGTTCACGATCGTCGGCGTGGCAAAGGACGTGATGCAGTATCGTTTGACGGAGCCCGCGAAGCCGTACTTCTACGTCGCGATTCGGCAGGTCTATCGCCCGGAATATGGGTACACGTTCCTCGCGCGCGGTGCGGCGCCGGTCGATCAGACGGTGCGAGCGATCGCGCGGGCGGTCGCGTCCGTCGACGCGACTGTGCCGGTGTACAATGCGATGCCCCTGTTCGATTATATCGGCGCACCGATGCGGGGCGCCAAGGTGGCCGTTCGCATGCTCGCGTTGATGGCGATGGTGTCGTTGTTGCTGGCGGCGATGGGATTGTACGGCGTGATCTCGTACGCTGTCGCGCAGCGCGCGAAGGAAATCGGCCTGCGTGTGGCGCTCGGCGCGCGGCCGGTGGATGTGTTGCGTGTAGTCAGCGTGCAGGCGGGCGCGCTGTTGGCGATGGGACTGATCATCGGTCTCGCGACAGCCGCGGCGGTTGGGCGGGTGATCGCGGCGCTGTTGTACTCCGTCGGTTCGGCGGATGTGGTGATCTTCGCGGGCTCGGCGGCGGCGATGACGTTGATCGCGATCGCGGCGGTTGGTGTGCCGGCGCGGCGCGCGATGAATGTCGATCCGGCGGTGGTGTTGCGGGCGGATTAG
- a CDS encoding DUF3891 family protein, which yields MIVRHSNGRLQLITQPDHARLAATIMEHCAALAGHPRRATILEAIAEHDTGWAVEDASPRINPTTGAVLDFITAPTSVRQGVWPRCVALLGTDNAYAAALVAQHAATVYYRQRGNPEWKDFFRDMEQRRDALLRQCEAPLEQLLEDYTFVRLADIISLNFCTDATDLAQYGDWQVSRTPDGVAISPDIFGGATVAFEISARELIDEPRESDEALWDAIRSSPTVILRGSAHGRADAAS from the coding sequence ATGATCGTTCGCCACTCGAACGGCCGTCTGCAGCTCATCACGCAGCCCGATCACGCGCGCCTCGCCGCGACGATCATGGAGCACTGTGCCGCGCTCGCCGGCCATCCGCGCCGCGCGACGATCCTCGAGGCGATCGCCGAGCACGACACGGGATGGGCGGTCGAAGACGCATCGCCGCGAATCAATCCAACCACCGGCGCCGTCCTCGATTTCATCACCGCGCCCACCTCCGTCAGGCAGGGCGTCTGGCCACGCTGCGTCGCGCTGCTCGGCACCGACAACGCGTACGCCGCGGCGCTCGTCGCGCAGCACGCGGCCACCGTGTACTATCGCCAGCGCGGCAATCCGGAGTGGAAGGACTTCTTCAGAGACATGGAGCAACGGCGCGACGCGCTGCTGCGGCAATGCGAAGCGCCGCTCGAGCAGCTCCTCGAGGACTACACGTTCGTGCGTCTCGCTGACATCATCTCGCTGAACTTCTGCACCGACGCAACGGATCTCGCCCAGTACGGAGACTGGCAGGTGTCGCGCACGCCCGACGGCGTCGCGATCTCACCCGACATCTTTGGCGGCGCCACGGTCGCCTTCGAGATCTCGGCGCGCGAGCTGATCGACGAACCTCGCGAATCCGACGAAGCGCTCTGGGACGCCATCCGCTCGTCGCCGACGGTGATACTCCGCGGCTCGGCGCATGGACGCGCCGACGCCGCGAGCTGA